The Sorghum bicolor cultivar BTx623 chromosome 6, Sorghum_bicolor_NCBIv3, whole genome shotgun sequence genome contains the following window.
GTGTGACTCCTTAGGTTTGAGATCTCACTTGTCACCAGGATGGTTGGATATGCTTTTCTTTTCCATCTGGAAAGAGTTAGTTCCACTTGTTATGTTGGCTTTACTGATTACTGTCATATAGCAAAGTTTGAGTTTATTAAAACTAAGTGCTGATGCTTGACCATGATGCTTTGTGCGGTAATGATATTGGATTAAAACCAGAGCACAAGTATGAGATCAATTGTTTGTGAGAGTAAATTGAGCCAAAATTATGTTTAGGGGGTTAATTATACAAAGTGGATTGTTCAAGGTTGTAAAGTGGGCTTTTTTCATCTATCTATACCTAGTATCGTATTAAAGTACGATAATTCCTCTCAATCTGTCTATCCGTCCCTTGGTCCGCCATCTCTTTTACTTTTCTAGCCTTGAGTTTGGCCTTGCAAAGCCTTTGGCACACCATCTCATGGCCTGGCTGCCCGAGCCTGTGTGCGTTGTGGCACACCTATGGGCATGTGATTCGCCTTTCACCTTTCTTAAACTCAGAGCAGGTGCACACAATAGCCACCCATTTAAGTTGAGCGCTGAACCTCCCTAGGGCCAGCATAGTATCCATGCGCAATTCTGTTCAGGTGAACAGTGCACGTGTGCTCCTGTTCACAATGGGCTCAGGGTGGGTATGTTTCTCATTTGTTGGTTAGAGATTAGATTAGATCAGATTGCATTGTTTAGTATTTCCTTAATCTAAGAGAGGTTTATTAAAGGTCAAGTCTTCCCATCTCATTAATTAAGCAAGAAATATATTGAAGTTCCTAGTTATCTCCATGCCCTTATGGTTGGTCACAGTATTGGGGTTTAGAGCCAAGTAAAGTATGGCCATGACATCTACACTTTTGTGAAGGGCAATTACTGCTTTTCCTTTGTTTGCTGATTATACTTAAAATTTTAGTACCAAATATGCAGAAGTTTTGATGTGCCATCTTTATTTTGTTGTAGGTTGCACAGAGCAGTTTGagagatctacttttgcaatgCTGCATGGATGAAGCAGCCGATGTTCGACAAAGTGCCCTTGCCCTTCTTGGAGACCTTTCTAGGGTTGACTGCATACCACCATAGTTCATATTATCTTGAGATAATTTTCACACTACAAAAAAATTAACACTCTTTGCTGTACTAGGTTTGCCCAATACATTTGCATCCACGGCTTCAAGAATTTCTTACTGTTGCAGCAAAGCAACTGGTAAGCATATTCTGTGCGGTCTATATGTTGTTATCATAATTATCTTGATCCATTTCTCACTCATAACTTTGCTGCAGAATCCTCAGTCTGTGAAGGATGCGGTATCAGTAGCTAACAATGCCTGTTGGGCTATCGGAGAATTAGCAATCAAGGTTAGTGCCTACTTTTATACAATCTGGTTTAACTCAATGCTGAATTCTTTTGCAATCCATAAAATacctttttgtttgttttgatGCTGTTAaagttcaaactgtttggcatgGGTTTCCTCTTGGTATATGTCACTTATAAAGTTGCAGTGCACCAGCCCCACCAGAGAGCTTATTTCTTTGACATATCAGTACTGATTGGTATTTATGAAGTTTCGTACACGTGTGACTGATTTTATTTGTTTCCAGATTGGCAAAGAAATTTCACCCGTGGTGATCACTGTTGTTTCTTGCTTGGTTCCCATTCTAAAATCCCCAGAGGTGAGTGATTTTTAAGGTTTCTTGCGTCACAGTTCATTTAAGAATTTAACTAAATGGCTACTTTTTTTTTCCTCCACATCCACAGGGTTTGAACAAGTCACTTATTGAAAATAGTGCGATCACTCTTGGGAGGCTTAGCTGGGTCTGTCCAGACATTGTGGCCCCTCATATGGAGCATTTCATGCAAGCATGGTGCAGTGCCTTGTGCATGTAGGTGTCCCTTTTCTTGAGTCTTTAAACACATCCAATGGGTTAGAGAAGGAAGGATGGTTTTCAGGTGTTTCCTCTATGGTTTGTTGCATGATGAATGGAACTTGTTTCTTTGGTGTGATCCAGGATCAGAGACGATTTTGAGAAAGAGGACGCTTTTCATGGACTGTGTGCAATGGTATATCCAGACCTCCTGGTTATGGCTGCATTCTTGCTATCTGGGTGATTTTCTTCTGAAATCTTATTTGGCTACACCAGGTGGCAGCAAACCCTACAGGAGCGGCTGGTTCATTAGCTTACATCTGTCAGGCCTGTGCAAGTTGGACTGTGAGTTGTGATTCCTATTAGATCGAGGAGTTTCTTTGAGGTTCACCTATAGCCCTATTGAATTCAATGCACTCTCTTTTGATTTGTGTACAGGAGATAAAAAGTGAAGGTCTTCACAATGAGGTGTGCCAGATTCTGAATGGCTACAAGCAGGTAAGCTGGCCTCTTTGCCCTCCTTTGCGTTTGCATTATGTGATGACAAGGATGATAAATTAACGGTGGTAAACTGTTTTCTTTTGTCTAGCTGCTTGGAAACGGTGGGTGGGAACAATGCATGGCCACCCTGCAACCAGATGTTGTGCAGAAATTAGCTAGATACGGAGTATGATGGCAGTCGAGAAGCAAGCTCGTGTGGCTTATTCACCTCATAGGCCATCTTTATGGCGGAGACACAGAGAGGAGCAGAAAGGGATATGAGAATGTCTGTCTGTCTGTGAGGGGTCGTCGAGAGTGTGGGCTGCTGATGCATCTTACAAATGTGGCACTTGAGAATCGATTTGGTTCGTTGGGTGGTTTGTTGGTACCCCATTGTATACTGGTCAGCTAGTTGGTGCACAGCACAGCCCCAACGGGAGTGAGTGAGGTGGACAAGACATATAGTGGTAAAAAGGCAACGGGATGGTGAGAATGTTTGTCAATCTGTATTGGTTGGTTGGGTCAGTGGACTTGGTTTTGTTTTTGTCATTCCACTGGCAAACAAACCCACCCTATTGAGAAAACAGAAAGGTTTTGTAGCGTgttattcttttttattttattttattttggttCATTACTAGGTGTAGGATCGTTTTCGAGTCTTGTTTGACAGGAAGGGTTTGTATGAAATCAATTCATTGCCCAATAATAAAAAGATTGATGGGGTTTGTTTCTCCTGCGACTGCACTGCGTTTCTCCCATTGGTTTTTGCTAGTACTCCCTTTGTCTTGAAATAAATAAACGTATTCGTGTGgatcaaattttttaaatttgattagttttttttagaaaatattattaatattaatatatctgataatactaattatatatcataaaatactaatattttattgtatatatttggttaaacttaaaaGCGATTGCTTATTTTGGGAAGGAGGGAATACATTATAAATCGATCAATGTTGCTGTTTAATTGGCAACAGCTTGAGTATGAGGTTTGCTTGTTTCTCAGTTGGCATGAACGTATGTATCGGAAATGCGCTTGAGTTTTGTTACAAAGATGCACAGACACAAAAACAATGGCAGTGAGAGCAGATGCCCTGGTGGCACTGCCACACGACGGCACGAAAACGGAATGGAGGGCCTGGACTCACTGGGCCGAATGGAAATGAAatccccctccccccccccccccgcagaACCTTATCGGCTTATCACCCCCGTCGACTCGACTCcgagcagagagagagagagagaaacagAGAAGAAAGACAGGATGCTGCTGCCGAGCTCCCCCTTCGTGTCCGTGTCcgtgtcgccgtcgccgccgcagtTCTCCTTCTCCCAGCCTTGCTATGGCGCTCGCCCCGCGGCTCTGCGGATCGAGGCGGCCAGGCAGCTGACGGGGCGGGTGGTGACGACCAAGGCGGACAAGACGGTGGGGGTGGAGGTGGTGCGCCTGGCGCCGCACCCCAAGTACAAGCGCCGGGAGCGCATCAAGAAGAAGTACCAGGCGCACGACCCCGATAACCAGTTCAAGGTCGGCGACGTCGTCGAGCTCCGCCCCTCCCGTCCCATCTCCAAGACCAAGCACTTCCTCGCCATCCCGCTCCCACCCCGCGACACCCGCCGCAAGTCCCAGCTCCTCCCGCCGCTCCAGTCCCAGTCCCaggccggcgacgacgacgaccaggCGCCGCCGCCCTCGCCCTCCTCCGAGTGATTGATTACTGCCGCCCGCCTATGCATTGGATTGGATTGGCTAGCTAGCTTATTGTAATGCCGTCGTATCGTATCAGCTCCTCTCCTCTCAATCAAACGTCCAAtgctttgtttatttgctgctTCCCAATTCCAGTGCTCCTCCTATTATATGATCCATGCCCAGAGATGTCAACTTAGTTTGTCTGCAAATTTTCTGTAATACAAAGGATTTCCTTTCATTTTCATTTCTTTGCAATGCCAAGATGGATATGTTCCGTTCCGCTTTATCAGTCGTCTGGCGCTTTGATGCTCGACGAACAATGAGTCGATTGTGTCAAAAGTTATGAAACCTAATGCAACCATCACTCTTGGAATTGTTTTTTTTATCAAACAGTAAAACatttttttcctaaaaaaattGTGTATCATAATGATTAAGAAAAATAGTTTAACCGTATGAACGATACTCTTCGAATGATCGTGCTAGGTGATGTTACAAATATGACTGGATCTTTGATATTATATAGATAGTAAATAACTGAACTAATAGTACCGTAACAACCTAGAGAGCTAGGCGTCTCTGCCGTTGGCTGCACGACACTCCTCCGCTATCCAAGAAGAGCGCTCTTCTACAAAAGGATTACTACTTAATATCGCTTATAAACAACATGTCAAAAGATCTTTCAATCGTTTCAGCACAAAACCATTGGGCTCCAATGACTCTTTCCCCCTCTTTCTTTGATGCTCAACTTTCTCCTATGTCTCTTCTCCTCTATCCACGCTTCCTCTCCCCTCTCTCCATACACCTCCCTTCTCGCCTCCCCTTTACCAATTCTTCTAATTCGCCTCTTCCTCTCCCCTCTCCTCCTCACCCTCCCACTCTTGGTTGAAACGATGGATCAACTAAGTAGACAACAACATGGTCCCATTTTATGTATATTGCTTTGGATGATGACATCCTTCACTAAGCGTGGCGGATTTAAGTTGTTCGTGACGGCCAATTATGTCACTTAGTTTTTTTTGCCTCGAAGCTACATGAGTGGTCTGTTTTACGGCTCCTGCTCATAAATTGGGCTTGCTGACTGGCACCTGTAGAAGGGTTTGGTAGAGGGGCCACGGTGTCTTTGAAAGTGGCAAACATACAAAACATGTGTTTAGCAGCTAGTGGTCCTAAGTAATTCTAGAAATTGTTGCAGCAATCAAAATATCTAACAACCTATTTGGAAGACTCTAATCAACAAAAAATATGGTGGTAtttctattttctaaaaaaatagctGTTGCAACAGAGGTTCTGAGCATGTTAGAGAGGAAAAGGTTGAGTAGAGAAGGTTAAACCGTGTTGAGAGATCCAAACTAGCGTTTGGGAGCAAGTGGAGAAGGTCAGACGGTGGAGAGAGATTCAAACTAGAATTTGGTCGCAAGCGCCAATGAGTGTGTGTGTCAAAATGGCAACGGGTACGTACCCAATGGTACTAGCCACCCATATCCGCACCCACCAAGTCAAAACCTATTCCATCGGGTAACCCGCGAAAGCAGACGGGTAAGGAATTCATTCTATACCCGCACCCGACGGGTATTCCACACTAAAAAATATACCCGAGTTCAACAGAAATATAACAACTTTCAGCAAGTTAAATATCACAACTTTCAGGAAATTAAACATAACAACTTCCAGCAAATTAATAGCAGCACTAGTAGCACACCAGCCGCTCAATACTTCCCACGTTTAGCGGTGCCTGGTGGAAATTTCATGGGTTATATGGGCTAAATTACTTAGGCTTCTTACCCATTTTGCAGATATTTCTTACCCACGGGTACGCGGGTATGGGTACTACTATTCCACACCCGTACCCGCCATACCTGATGGGTAAAGGATTTCATCCAATAACGTACCCGCGGGTACAAAATCCATTCCATACCCACGTCCTTACCGGGTAAAAGCCGTCGGATACTCgggtacccgttgccatctctctgtgtgtgtgtgtgtggggggggggggggggttggggGGGAGTTATTTAGAGCAAAGAATGAATGTTCAAGTGGGTCTCCCATTGCCTTCATGCTCTTGGACACTTATATAGGCAATGATTATGTGCATGAGATCTTTTGGTGGCGTTGAATTTTTACATAACACTACCCTAACTACTAGTTAAGCCTAAAAGATTTGACCTATATACCTAGTGTGATCC
Protein-coding sequences here:
- the LOC110436277 gene encoding 30S ribosomal protein S17, chloroplastic; translation: MLLPSSPFVSVSVSPSPPQFSFSQPCYGARPAALRIEAARQLTGRVVTTKADKTVGVEVVRLAPHPKYKRRERIKKKYQAHDPDNQFKVGDVVELRPSRPISKTKHFLAIPLPPRDTRRKSQLLPPLQSQSQAGDDDDQAPPPSPSSE